CGTACTTGCAGCGATAGCACAGCTCCGAGCCGACCTTCACGTTGTCATCGGGTCCGGCGCACTTCACGACGTCGAACGGACCGATCAGCTTGCCCGGTTCCAGGCCGCTCTTCAACTCGGCGGCGACGGCTACGCTGGCCGCAAAGGCCAGGGTCAGGCAGATAGTCAAAGCTCTTTTCATGACGAGTTACCACTCCACAAAAGGATAGGGAAGTAACGCACGGTAAACCGAAAACTTCAACCGCGCCAGTCCACGCGGTAAATACGCGACGAAATTCTCTGCGGCGAGTCAAACGCGATGCAGGTTCGAAGGTCCACGGCCACTACGCATGCCGCGAACGACACTCAATACGAAAAAGTCACGAGCAGGATCTTTAAGGACTGTGAGTGAATGCCTGCCCGTCTATCGCCTCTAAGGGTACTGAGATCATGTCGCAAAGGCAACCATAGACGTGCTTGCAACACCGGGCGGCTGGCCGGCGGCGGGGTTGTCGTTAGTCGCCTTACGGCACGAACTTACCACAGGCATTGATGTGCCGGGCGTGGCGAAAAAATGATCAGCCCGCGCGTCCGCGGATCACAACGTCAAGCAATTCGCGGGACCGTCGCGAGGGCCGTTCCCTCGCCATCCATCTAGCCGCTTGGCAGTCGCTTGAGCTACGATAAAACGATTACTGCCCAACAATTCACGCCGCTGACTCGCCGAACGTTCTTTTCAGCATTTGTAGTGGACACTTCTCGATGTTCATGCCCCTCGTCCGTCCGCTGCTATTGTCAATGGTCGCCGCAGCGGCGTCTGGCGCCTTTTGCTTATCGAGCTTGGACGTGCTCGATACGTCGACGGCCGGGGCAGGGGAAACGTCGGCCGAACCGAGGGCCGAGGTCGATCGCTCGCCGGTCGACGTCGCACTCTCGCCGGATGAAAAATGGGCCGTCGCGGCTAATGAAACCTCGAACACGATTTCGCTCGTGGAACTGGCAAGTGGCCGCGTTGCTGCTGAGTTGCCGTGCGGCCAGCACCCGGCGGCCTTGTCGGTCTATGGCGAAACGCTGCTGGTGACTTGTAGCTATAGTGGCACGCTCGAGCGCTTTCGCTGGCGCGGCGAGACTCTGGAGCCGGTTGCCAAGATCACGCTCGGTTTCGAGCCGGTCGGCGTCACGATCTCGCCCGACGGTCGCGAAGCGTACGTCGCCCTCAGCATGGCGGCGCAGGTCGCCGTGGTCGATCTCGAAACGAACCAGGTCGCGGCGAAAATCGACGTCGGACGTTGGCCGCGCTACGTGGCGCTCGCGCCCGACGGTGCGCGGCTGGCCGTGAATTGCAATGGCGACCGCGCGATCGCTGTCGTCGACACGCGCAAACGCGCGATGCTGTTTCTCAACGAGTTCGGCGGCATCAATGCCGGCCACATGCAGGTCTCGGCCGATGGCAATTGGGTTTACGTTCCCTGGATGATTTATCGCCACAACCCGATCGAAGAGCGCAATGTGCAGCGCGGCTGGGTACTGGGCTCGCGCATCGCGCGGCTGCGCATGGACGAGCAAGTGCTGCGCGAAGCCATCACGCTCGATCCGCCTGGTAAAGCCGTGAGCGACCCGCACGGCCTGGCGCTGAGCAGCGATGGACAGTGGCTGTACTCGACCGGCTCCGGCACGCACGAGCTGTTGGCGTTTCGGCTGGAAGGGTTGCCGTTTCAATCGACCGGCGGGCCGGGTGATCACATCGATCGGGCGCTTGTGCGCGACCCGCAACGCTTCTATCGCATCACGCTTGGCGGACGGCCGATGGGCATGCGGCTGACGCAGGACGGCCGCCGCGCGCTCGTGGCCAACTACTTACTGAACAGCCTGCAAGTCGTCGATCTCGAACGTCGCGATATCGCGAGCGAGATTTCCTTGGGCGGGCCGGTCAAGCCTTCGCTGGCCCGACGCGGCGCCGCGATCTTCTACGACGCCGGTCGCAGTCTCGACCAGTGGTACGCTTGCCAAACATGCCATTACGAAGGGGGCAGTAGCGCCGTCACGATGGATACGAAAAACGACGGCAGCTACGGCACCTTCAAGACCGTGCCGAATTTGTACAACGTCTCACAAACGGCGCCCTGGACCTGGCACGGCTGGCAAGAGAATCTCGGTGCCTCGGTACACAAGTCGATCACCGAAACGATGCTCGGTCCGGAACCAACACCCGAGGATATCGAAGCCGTCGTCGATTTCCTGCAGGAGATGCGCGCGCCGCCGAATCCGTTCCGACAGCCGGACGGCTCGCTGTCCGAGGCAGCCCGTCGCGGCGAGCGGATCTTTCAAGGCGAAACGGCGGGCTGCTCAACCTGTCATCAAGGGCGCGAATTCACCGATAATCAATTGCACGACGTGGGGCTCGGCTCGCCGAAGGACGTTTATCCCACATACAACACGCCCTCGCTGCGGAACGTGTACCGTAAGGTGCGCTTGCTTCACCATGGCCGGGCCCAAAGCATCGCCGAGGCGCTCGGCGACTTGCACGCCCCCCAGAATGTCACCGGCCGGGGGGAGTTGTCGGCCGAGGAGCTGGCGGATTTGATAGAGTATGTGAAATCGCTGTAAGCGACGATTCAGCCCGC
The window above is part of the Pirellulales bacterium genome. Proteins encoded here:
- a CDS encoding c-type cytochrome translates to MFMPLVRPLLLSMVAAAASGAFCLSSLDVLDTSTAGAGETSAEPRAEVDRSPVDVALSPDEKWAVAANETSNTISLVELASGRVAAELPCGQHPAALSVYGETLLVTCSYSGTLERFRWRGETLEPVAKITLGFEPVGVTISPDGREAYVALSMAAQVAVVDLETNQVAAKIDVGRWPRYVALAPDGARLAVNCNGDRAIAVVDTRKRAMLFLNEFGGINAGHMQVSADGNWVYVPWMIYRHNPIEERNVQRGWVLGSRIARLRMDEQVLREAITLDPPGKAVSDPHGLALSSDGQWLYSTGSGTHELLAFRLEGLPFQSTGGPGDHIDRALVRDPQRFYRITLGGRPMGMRLTQDGRRALVANYLLNSLQVVDLERRDIASEISLGGPVKPSLARRGAAIFYDAGRSLDQWYACQTCHYEGGSSAVTMDTKNDGSYGTFKTVPNLYNVSQTAPWTWHGWQENLGASVHKSITETMLGPEPTPEDIEAVVDFLQEMRAPPNPFRQPDGSLSEAARRGERIFQGETAGCSTCHQGREFTDNQLHDVGLGSPKDVYPTYNTPSLRNVYRKVRLLHHGRAQSIAEALGDLHAPQNVTGRGELSAEELADLIEYVKSL